In Aestuariibaculum lutulentum, one DNA window encodes the following:
- a CDS encoding UDP-glucose--hexose-1-phosphate uridylyltransferase, translated as MNTDLQDYSHKRFNILTGEWVLVSPHRAKRPWQGQNEAVSNEVRPSYDESCYLCAGNTRINGEVNPKYENVFVFTNDFAALQTDSKTFTVDDGLLKAQSEQGICKVICFSPDHSKSLADMAPVEIEQVVLEWQKQYKELGDNDLINYVQIFENKGAVMGCSNPHPHGQIWSQTTLPNEVEKKDTQQRNYYNEHQKSILGTYLAQELEKQERIIFENDAFVVLIPFWAVWPFETMIVPKKHQTNISEMKDNETLLFAEAISVITKAYDKLFNTSFPYSSGIHQSPTNGQDNNHWHWHMSFYPPLLRSATVKKFMVGYEMFGSPQRDITAESAVKMLRNLL; from the coding sequence ATGAATACCGATTTACAAGATTACTCACACAAACGATTCAACATACTTACCGGTGAATGGGTTTTAGTTTCTCCTCACCGTGCAAAGCGCCCATGGCAAGGACAAAACGAAGCGGTTTCAAACGAAGTCCGACCATCTTACGACGAAAGCTGCTATTTATGCGCAGGCAACACTCGTATTAACGGCGAAGTCAACCCGAAATACGAAAACGTATTTGTATTTACTAACGATTTCGCAGCACTTCAAACCGATTCAAAAACCTTTACAGTAGACGACGGTTTATTAAAAGCGCAAAGCGAACAAGGTATTTGCAAAGTGATTTGTTTTAGTCCAGACCACTCTAAAAGCTTAGCGGACATGGCTCCTGTAGAAATTGAGCAGGTCGTTTTAGAATGGCAAAAACAATACAAGGAACTTGGTGACAATGACTTAATCAATTACGTTCAGATTTTTGAAAACAAAGGAGCTGTTATGGGATGTAGTAATCCGCACCCGCACGGACAAATCTGGAGCCAGACAACACTACCTAACGAAGTTGAAAAGAAAGATACACAGCAACGTAATTACTATAACGAGCATCAAAAAAGTATTCTAGGAACGTATCTGGCTCAGGAATTAGAGAAACAAGAGCGCATTATTTTTGAAAATGATGCTTTTGTGGTGTTAATTCCATTCTGGGCAGTATGGCCTTTTGAAACCATGATTGTCCCTAAAAAACATCAGACGAATATTTCTGAAATGAAAGACAACGAAACCTTATTGTTTGCTGAAGCCATTTCGGTAATCACCAAGGCTTATGATAAGTTGTTCAACACTTCATTCCCTTATTCAAGTGGTATTCATCAGTCACCAACCAATGGTCAAGATAATAATCACTGGCACTGGCACATGAGTTTTTACCCACCATTATTACGTAGTGCAACGGTTAAGAAATTTATGGTAGGTTACGAAATGTTTGGTTCGCCCCAACGCGATATTACAGCAGAAAGCGCTGTAAAAATGCTTCGTAATTTACTATAG
- a CDS encoding sugar isomerase: MKISQNHIQDTNKSGLQSHKENFDFLANNLSKKGANVEAIVSKLKDFQVAIPSWALGAGGTRFGRFSFYGEPSSLEQKIQDIGLIHSLTQTAGAVSLHIPWDIPQDYAAVKELANGLNIKFDAVNSNTFQDQKDAKETYKYGSLSNTSEAVRQQAIQHNLDVINIGNQLGSKSLTVWLADGSCFPGQNNFQTALQNTENSLKEIYKGLPADWSMLIEYKPYEPNFYSTVIQDWGTSFMLANACGEKAYSLVDLGHHLPNSNIEQIVSVLMLKGKLGGFHFNDSKYGDDDLTVGSIKPYALFLIFNELVYGMQNNPQNPDLAWMIDASHNVKDPLEDLIQSLEAIQEAYAKALLVDQAELKAAQLNNDVVKCQEILQDAYRTDVRPLLAEARRLAGGALSPINAYRALGVRDTLIEERGKHTVATGL, encoded by the coding sequence ATGAAAATATCACAAAACCACATTCAGGACACGAATAAATCTGGTTTACAATCACACAAGGAAAATTTCGATTTTTTAGCAAACAACCTTTCTAAAAAAGGAGCTAATGTAGAAGCAATTGTAAGTAAATTAAAAGACTTTCAAGTAGCTATTCCAAGTTGGGCTTTAGGTGCTGGAGGAACACGTTTCGGACGTTTTTCTTTTTACGGTGAGCCTTCAAGTTTAGAACAAAAAATTCAGGATATCGGGTTAATTCACTCGTTAACACAAACAGCTGGAGCGGTGTCATTACACATTCCTTGGGATATCCCACAAGATTACGCTGCGGTTAAAGAATTAGCTAACGGATTAAACATTAAATTCGATGCAGTTAACTCGAACACATTCCAAGACCAAAAAGATGCTAAGGAAACTTATAAATACGGATCGTTAAGCAATACCAGCGAAGCAGTAAGACAACAAGCAATTCAACATAACTTAGATGTTATCAATATAGGAAACCAGTTAGGATCGAAAAGTTTAACAGTATGGTTAGCTGATGGGTCTTGTTTCCCTGGGCAAAATAATTTCCAAACGGCTTTACAAAATACAGAAAACAGTCTTAAAGAAATCTACAAAGGGTTGCCTGCGGACTGGAGTATGTTAATCGAGTACAAACCTTACGAACCTAATTTCTACAGCACGGTTATCCAGGATTGGGGAACATCGTTTATGTTAGCTAATGCTTGTGGAGAAAAAGCCTATTCGTTAGTAGATTTAGGTCACCACTTACCAAATAGTAACATCGAACAAATTGTTTCTGTGTTAATGTTAAAAGGTAAATTAGGAGGATTCCACTTTAACGATAGTAAATACGGTGACGACGATTTAACCGTTGGAAGTATTAAGCCTTATGCCTTATTCTTAATTTTCAACGAATTGGTTTACGGTATGCAAAACAATCCTCAAAACCCTGATTTAGCCTGGATGATTGATGCGAGCCACAACGTAAAAGATCCGTTAGAAGATTTAATCCAATCGTTAGAAGCTATTCAGGAAGCTTACGCTAAAGCCTTATTAGTTGATCAAGCTGAATTAAAAGCAGCGCAATTAAACAACGACGTTGTGAAGTGTCAGGAAATTTTACAAGACGCCTACAGAACCGATGTTCGTCCGCTTTTAGCTGAAGCAAGACGTTTGGCTGGTGGTGCTTTAAGCCCGATTAACGCTTACCGCGCCTTAGGTGTTAGAGATACATTAATTGAAGAAAGAGGAAAACACACTGTAGCAACAGGATTATAA
- a CDS encoding aldose 1-epimerase — protein sequence MYNINLKTDNSNGLEYIEIENSSIQTSAKIYTSLGASLQALTLNGKSLITSLDPLPYSDTYASSILFPFANRIDNGTYTFEDETFQFPINEPGNNNALHGLVFNKTFKIIEQVADDNQASVKLEYLEKNESEGFPYTFAIQLEYVLTATSLDLNVTIKNTDNKTFPFTLGWHPYFESANLFESTLSFDSDKQLVLNERCITTGTTDASSTNIFEIKDKYLDDCFLLNHNDITFNTPEYSFVMSSSSKESYLQIYTPPKKTHVAIEPTTGVSDSFNNNMGLQTLKPNETYQLNWNIKLQ from the coding sequence TTGTACAACATAAATCTTAAAACGGATAATTCTAATGGTTTAGAATATATTGAAATTGAGAATTCCTCAATTCAAACCTCCGCAAAAATATATACCAGTCTGGGTGCCAGCCTCCAAGCATTAACTTTAAATGGAAAATCATTAATTACTTCATTAGACCCGCTACCCTATTCCGATACTTACGCATCATCGATTTTATTTCCTTTTGCAAACCGAATAGACAATGGCACTTATACTTTTGAAGACGAAACGTTTCAATTTCCAATAAACGAACCGGGAAATAACAATGCACTGCACGGTTTGGTATTCAATAAAACTTTTAAAATTATTGAACAAGTTGCTGATGATAATCAAGCTTCAGTAAAATTGGAATACTTAGAAAAAAACGAATCTGAAGGATTCCCATATACTTTTGCGATTCAATTGGAATATGTGTTAACGGCGACGTCTTTAGATTTAAATGTGACTATAAAAAATACCGATAATAAAACATTTCCTTTTACTTTGGGATGGCATCCGTATTTTGAATCGGCTAACCTTTTTGAAAGCACATTAAGTTTTGACAGTGACAAACAATTGGTTTTAAACGAACGTTGCATTACTACAGGAACAACAGATGCTTCAAGCACCAATATTTTTGAAATTAAGGATAAATATCTTGACGATTGCTTCCTGTTAAACCATAACGATATTACATTCAATACGCCTGAATATAGTTTTGTAATGAGTAGTTCTTCAAAAGAAAGTTATTTACAAATCTATACACCGCCTAAAAAAACGCATGTAGCTATTGAGCCAACTACAGGTGTCTCAGATAGCTTCAATAATAACATGGGATTACAAACCTTAAAACCAAACGAAACCTATCAATTAAACTGGAACATTAAACTACAATAG
- a CDS encoding class II aldolase/adducin family protein: MASKLNLEHPRDQITKIISRIYKRGMTTTSGGNISIIDDNGDIWVTPSAIDKGSLKASDIICVRKDGTVVGKHKPSSEFPFHKAIYDIRPDIKSVIHAHPPALVSFSIVRQIPNTNIISQAKHVCGPIGYAPYELPGSHKLGDVIAEEFKKGFKAVIMENHGTVLGGSDLNDAFERFEALELCARTILYGSQIGTPNYLTDEQIEQFESQTQSTLPEMAATEYPSDEVEKRLEICNIVKRSCEQGLMISSYGTVSMRWKGDDFLITPTHVNRWDMAIEDIVQIKDGQREAGKNPSRATWIHQEIYKRNPKVNSIIMTQSPYLMAFSVTKSYLNVRTIPESWIFLQDIPMVEYGTHFKANNNSQIIDDCTTALIIENDSVIVTGDKLLQTFDYLEVAEFSAKSIVLGTSLGNMVPINDDQVEELRKKFLT; this comes from the coding sequence ATGGCCTCAAAATTAAATTTGGAGCACCCCAGAGATCAGATTACAAAAATTATTAGTCGAATCTACAAAAGGGGCATGACGACCACTTCGGGTGGTAATATTTCTATCATCGATGACAACGGTGATATATGGGTAACACCTTCAGCAATCGATAAAGGATCGCTAAAAGCATCAGATATTATTTGCGTCAGGAAGGATGGTACCGTGGTTGGTAAACACAAACCGTCGTCGGAGTTTCCTTTTCATAAAGCCATATATGATATTAGGCCAGATATTAAATCGGTAATCCATGCACATCCACCAGCGTTGGTTTCTTTCAGCATTGTTCGCCAAATACCAAATACCAATATCATTTCACAAGCTAAACACGTTTGCGGACCTATTGGTTATGCGCCTTACGAATTGCCTGGAAGTCATAAATTAGGAGATGTTATTGCTGAAGAATTTAAAAAAGGATTTAAAGCAGTTATCATGGAAAACCACGGAACTGTTTTAGGTGGAAGCGATTTAAATGATGCTTTCGAGCGCTTTGAAGCTTTAGAGCTGTGTGCTCGCACCATTTTATACGGATCTCAAATTGGCACGCCCAATTACCTCACAGATGAACAGATAGAACAGTTTGAATCACAAACCCAATCGACACTTCCTGAAATGGCTGCAACCGAGTATCCATCGGATGAAGTTGAAAAGCGTTTAGAGATTTGTAACATCGTAAAACGTTCTTGTGAACAAGGTTTAATGATAAGCTCTTACGGAACCGTTTCTATGCGCTGGAAAGGGGATGATTTCCTAATTACCCCTACTCACGTAAATCGTTGGGATATGGCTATTGAAGATATTGTTCAAATTAAAGACGGACAACGAGAAGCTGGTAAAAACCCTAGTCGAGCGACATGGATACATCAGGAAATCTATAAACGTAATCCGAAGGTGAATTCCATTATCATGACGCAATCGCCTTATTTAATGGCATTCTCGGTGACTAAATCGTATTTAAACGTGAGAACCATTCCGGAAAGCTGGATCTTTTTACAGGATATACCAATGGTGGAATACGGTACGCATTTTAAAGCGAATAACAACTCTCAGATTATCGACGATTGTACAACAGCTTTAATTATTGAAAACGATTCTGTGATTGTTACGGGCGATAAATTATTACAAACATTCGACTACCTTGAAGTTGCCGAATTTAGTGCTAAATCTATTGTTTTAGGAACTTCTTTAGGTAATATGGTGCCTATTAACGACGATCAGGTAGAAGAATTAAGAAAGAAATTTTTAACATAA
- a CDS encoding bifunctional aldolase/short-chain dehydrogenase: MNTLEKQFKYVDYLWDDKKAESLGDDQVALFLYRSNILGADLRITNYGGGNTSCKTIEKDPLTNAEVEVMWVKGSGGDIGTLTRSGIAGLYTERLRDLKNVYGGLADEDRMVGLFNHCIYDLDSKAPSIDTPLHGLLPFKHIDHLHPDALIAVAAAKDSEKVTKEIWGDTMGWVPWQRPGFDLGLQLEKCLADNPGIRGIVLGSHGLFTWGDTSYECYMNSLEVIEMASEYINKKIEEKGSVFGGQKVESLPQEERLEKAAQLMPLLRGLCSSENRMIGHFADSDVVMEYINSNDLERLAPMGTSCPDHFLRTKIQPLVLTLDPKEDLSDAEAVLAKLEPAFEQYRQEYADYYNTCKRDNSPAMRDPNPVIIIYPGVGMFSFSKDKQTTRVASEFYINAINVMRGAEAITEYTSLPRQEAFDIEYWLLEEAKLQRMPKEKPLSRKVAFVTGAGGGIGKAIADKLAEEGANVVLTDINEESLKVAHATYKRDVSTYAVCDVTDTESIASAYKKACLEFGGVDIVVHSAGLAISKSLEDTTDKDWNILQSILVKGQFDLAKQFAAIARQQNLGGDYIAIASKNGLVAGPNNVAYGTAKAAQQHMVRLLAAELAKDKVRVNTVNPDGVIVGSKIWEGAWAEGRAKANGITVEELPAFYAKRNLLNEIITPADIANGVFTFVGILDKSTGNIINVDGGMANAFVR; encoded by the coding sequence ATGAATACACTTGAAAAACAATTTAAATACGTAGATTATCTTTGGGATGACAAGAAGGCTGAAAGCTTAGGTGACGACCAGGTTGCTTTATTTTTATACCGTTCAAATATATTAGGTGCAGACCTTAGAATTACCAACTATGGTGGTGGTAATACTAGTTGTAAAACCATTGAAAAAGATCCGTTAACCAATGCTGAAGTTGAAGTGATGTGGGTTAAAGGTTCTGGTGGAGATATTGGTACCTTAACACGCTCTGGTATTGCTGGATTATACACCGAAAGATTACGCGATTTAAAAAATGTATATGGAGGTTTAGCAGATGAAGATCGTATGGTTGGGTTATTTAACCACTGTATTTATGATTTAGACAGTAAAGCACCATCTATTGATACGCCGCTTCACGGTTTATTACCTTTTAAACATATCGACCACTTACACCCAGATGCTCTTATTGCTGTTGCTGCTGCAAAAGACAGCGAAAAAGTAACCAAAGAAATTTGGGGAGACACTATGGGATGGGTGCCTTGGCAACGTCCTGGTTTCGATTTAGGTTTACAATTAGAAAAATGTTTAGCTGACAACCCTGGAATTAGAGGTATCGTTTTAGGTAGCCACGGTTTATTTACTTGGGGAGATACATCTTACGAATGTTATATGAACAGTTTAGAAGTTATTGAAATGGCTTCTGAATACATCAATAAAAAGATTGAAGAAAAAGGATCTGTTTTTGGTGGACAAAAAGTAGAAAGCTTACCACAGGAAGAGCGTTTAGAAAAAGCTGCGCAATTAATGCCGTTATTAAGAGGTTTATGTTCTTCTGAAAACAGAATGATTGGTCACTTTGCTGACAGCGATGTGGTAATGGAATACATTAACAGTAACGATCTTGAGCGTTTAGCGCCAATGGGAACCTCTTGTCCAGACCACTTCTTACGTACAAAAATTCAACCTTTAGTATTAACATTAGATCCTAAAGAAGATTTATCAGATGCTGAAGCTGTGCTTGCTAAATTAGAGCCTGCTTTCGAACAATACAGACAAGAATACGCAGATTATTACAATACTTGTAAAAGAGATAACAGCCCGGCAATGCGTGATCCAAACCCGGTAATTATTATTTACCCTGGTGTTGGTATGTTCAGTTTCTCGAAAGACAAACAAACAACACGTGTAGCAAGTGAATTCTACATCAACGCGATTAATGTAATGCGTGGTGCTGAAGCGATTACAGAATATACGTCTTTACCAAGACAGGAAGCTTTCGATATCGAGTACTGGTTATTAGAAGAAGCTAAATTACAACGTATGCCAAAAGAAAAACCATTATCTCGAAAAGTAGCCTTTGTTACTGGTGCAGGTGGTGGAATTGGTAAAGCTATCGCTGATAAATTAGCTGAAGAAGGTGCTAACGTTGTATTAACAGATATTAACGAAGAAAGCTTAAAAGTAGCACATGCAACTTACAAACGTGACGTGTCTACTTACGCTGTATGTGACGTTACCGATACTGAATCTATTGCTTCTGCTTACAAAAAAGCATGTTTAGAGTTTGGTGGTGTTGATATCGTGGTACACAGTGCTGGTTTAGCAATCTCTAAATCTTTAGAAGACACAACTGACAAAGACTGGAATATTTTACAAAGCATCTTAGTAAAAGGGCAATTCGATTTAGCAAAACAATTTGCAGCGATTGCTCGTCAACAAAACTTAGGAGGTGATTATATCGCCATAGCAAGTAAAAACGGTTTAGTTGCTGGGCCAAATAACGTTGCTTACGGTACAGCTAAAGCTGCACAACAACACATGGTACGATTATTAGCAGCTGAGTTAGCTAAAGATAAAGTACGTGTGAACACCGTAAACCCTGATGGTGTTATTGTTGGAAGTAAAATCTGGGAAGGTGCTTGGGCCGAAGGTCGTGCTAAAGCAAACGGAATCACCGTTGAAGAACTTCCTGCATTTTATGCAAAAAGAAATTTATTAAACGAAATCATTACTCCTGCTGATATTGCTAACGGTGTTTTTACATTCGTAGGTATCTTAGATAAATCAACAGGAAACATTATAAATGTAGATGGCGGTATGGCTAATGCATTTGTAAGATAA
- the galK gene encoding galactokinase, with protein MNKALVNKVKETFVDKFNAQPLVVFSPGRINIIGEHTDYNDGFVFPAAVNKGIVAAFQKNDSDTSVAYAIDVEDTLEFSVNSIQPLAKESWGNYVLGVIAEIQKKGLTVGNFNVVFSGNIPAGSGMSSSAALENSVVFGLNELFELGLTREEMIFISQKAEHNYVGVNCGIMDQYASMFGIKDHALLLDCRSIEAQPFHIDFEGYELMLINTNVKHSLSDSAYNDRRSVCESISEMLNIKALRDANEADLETVKDKVTEENYQKALFVIQENKRAELASKAMTDGDLKTLGELIYGSHHGLQHQYKVSCEELDYLVDQTKENDQILGARMMGGGFGGCTINLIAKSAVNDFKTKISELYKNKFGKDCSIYSVELADGTGLVTD; from the coding sequence ATGAATAAAGCATTAGTGAACAAGGTAAAAGAAACCTTTGTAGATAAATTTAACGCGCAACCGCTCGTGGTATTTTCTCCAGGGCGTATCAATATTATTGGGGAACACACCGATTATAACGACGGGTTTGTATTTCCGGCTGCTGTAAACAAAGGTATTGTTGCGGCATTTCAAAAAAACGATTCTGACACTTCTGTAGCTTATGCGATTGATGTTGAGGATACCTTAGAATTTTCAGTAAATAGCATTCAACCTTTAGCTAAAGAAAGCTGGGGGAATTACGTTTTAGGTGTTATAGCTGAAATCCAGAAAAAAGGACTTACGGTTGGAAACTTCAACGTGGTTTTCAGTGGAAATATTCCTGCTGGATCAGGAATGTCCTCTTCAGCAGCACTTGAAAACAGCGTGGTTTTTGGGTTAAATGAATTATTCGAATTAGGATTAACCCGTGAAGAAATGATTTTCATTTCCCAAAAAGCAGAACACAACTATGTGGGTGTCAACTGCGGCATTATGGATCAATACGCTAGCATGTTCGGAATCAAAGATCATGCTTTACTTTTAGATTGTCGCTCGATTGAAGCACAACCGTTTCATATCGATTTTGAAGGTTACGAATTGATGTTAATCAACACCAACGTAAAACACAGCCTTTCTGATAGCGCGTACAACGATCGCCGTTCGGTTTGTGAATCAATTTCTGAAATGCTAAACATTAAAGCTTTAAGAGATGCTAATGAAGCCGATTTAGAAACCGTAAAAGACAAAGTTACCGAAGAAAACTACCAAAAAGCGTTGTTCGTTATTCAGGAAAATAAACGTGCCGAATTAGCTTCTAAAGCCATGACCGATGGTGATTTAAAAACCTTAGGAGAACTCATTTACGGCTCTCACCACGGACTGCAACACCAATACAAAGTAAGCTGTGAAGAGCTTGATTATTTAGTAGATCAAACTAAAGAAAACGACCAGATTCTGGGCGCAAGAATGATGGGTGGCGGTTTTGGTGGTTGCACCATTAACCTGATTGCAAAATCTGCTGTTAACGATTTTAAGACAAAAATTTCAGAACTTTATAAAAACAAATTTGGTAAAGACTGCTCTATCTATTCTGTAGAACTGGCCGATGGAACCGGATTAGTAACTGACTAA
- a CDS encoding purine-cytosine permease family protein, whose protein sequence is MTQYHQEEDMIEDIAGGEFERTPVPQSKLKGWKSFLGMYAGEHAAGTEFVIGPLFLTAGVSAFDLIIGLLLGNLLAVLSWRFLTAEVAVKNRLTLYFQLEKISGKNLVTVYNLANGILFCFLAGSMITVSATAVGIPFDMPMPKLTDTMPNGVTWIVIVLAIGAVISIIAARGYDTVSKAANYMSPIIVLAFLACGIVALNQLGVESFSDFWNIWGEGSEPFPGQIKYTFWHVVIWSWFANAAMHIGMSDLSVFRFAKKASSGWTTAAGMYVGHYMAWIAACLLYAVYLQSPEAQALLGTGQAPSVAPGPLAYNAIGVFGIIAVILAGWTTANPTIYRAGLAFQAIIPKVSTFWVTIIAGTIATLAGIFPAFAMKLLDFVAFYGFILAPIGAVIVFEHFFAKKYGIIKNYAEHAGIKFNKSVLFAWAISFGLFYFISIQFDIFLSFVTLPTWLMCGVLFLVFSKKFQKQ, encoded by the coding sequence ATGACACAATATCATCAAGAAGAAGACATGATAGAAGATATTGCTGGAGGGGAGTTTGAGAGAACCCCTGTCCCGCAATCAAAATTAAAAGGCTGGAAAAGCTTTTTAGGTATGTATGCCGGTGAGCATGCCGCAGGTACCGAATTTGTAATCGGCCCCCTGTTTTTAACTGCCGGAGTTAGTGCTTTCGATTTAATTATAGGCTTACTTTTAGGAAACTTGTTAGCCGTATTAAGCTGGCGTTTCCTTACTGCTGAAGTTGCGGTAAAAAACCGTTTAACCTTATATTTTCAATTAGAAAAAATAAGCGGTAAAAACTTAGTTACTGTATACAATTTAGCTAACGGAATTTTATTCTGCTTTCTTGCAGGTTCCATGATTACCGTTTCAGCAACAGCGGTAGGTATCCCTTTTGATATGCCAATGCCAAAACTAACCGATACCATGCCTAACGGCGTAACATGGATTGTTATCGTATTGGCTATTGGTGCTGTGATTTCAATTATCGCAGCTCGTGGTTATGATACCGTATCGAAAGCAGCAAATTACATGTCTCCTATTATTGTTTTGGCGTTTTTAGCCTGTGGTATTGTGGCATTAAATCAGTTAGGAGTTGAAAGCTTTTCCGATTTCTGGAATATCTGGGGAGAAGGTTCAGAACCATTTCCTGGACAAATTAAATACACCTTCTGGCACGTGGTTATCTGGTCTTGGTTTGCAAATGCAGCTATGCATATTGGTATGTCTGATTTATCGGTATTCCGTTTTGCAAAAAAGGCAAGTTCAGGATGGACAACAGCTGCAGGTATGTATGTAGGTCACTACATGGCTTGGATTGCTGCTTGTTTATTATATGCTGTGTATTTACAGTCTCCAGAAGCCCAGGCTTTATTAGGAACTGGTCAGGCTCCTTCGGTAGCTCCAGGCCCTTTAGCATATAACGCTATTGGTGTATTCGGTATCATTGCTGTAATTCTGGCTGGATGGACAACAGCTAACCCAACCATCTACAGAGCTGGTTTAGCGTTTCAAGCAATTATTCCAAAAGTATCAACGTTCTGGGTAACCATTATAGCAGGTACCATTGCAACTTTAGCTGGAATATTCCCTGCATTCGCCATGAAATTATTAGATTTTGTTGCTTTCTACGGATTTATTTTAGCACCTATTGGAGCAGTAATTGTATTCGAGCATTTCTTTGCAAAAAAATATGGTATCATTAAAAACTATGCCGAGCACGCAGGAATTAAGTTTAACAAATCAGTACTTTTTGCCTGGGCAATTAGTTTTGGGTTGTTCTATTTTATTTCCATTCAATTCGATATCTTTTTATCGTTTGTTACTTTGCCAACATGGCTAATGTGTGGTGTATTATTTCTGGTATTCAGTAAAAAATTTCAAAAGCAATAA
- a CDS encoding FGGY-family carbohydrate kinase: MIDVTAVFDIGKTNKKFFLFDKDYKEVYKEYTSFEEIEDEDGHPTENLEALQNWLKSVFQNILDAQEFNVKAINFSTYGASFVHIDENGEVLTPLYNYTKPLDQEVVDSFLDKYGPKEEFLKTTGCFDLSLLNSGLQLYWLKYSKPEIFKKIKYSLHLPQYLSYVFTGIPLSEYTSIGCHTALWDYAKKDYHEWVYKEELHHILPTIVSTETSINMNYNGRRIKIGVGIHDSSSALLPYVRSIKKKFVLVSTGTWSITLNPFADHPIIEDTKDKDSINYMRINGKPVKATRLFLGNEYKIQVSKLHKHYNVPEDTHRHIKFNYEIYTEIVNDFEHMFKWESLSSKDMPAETKLPYKDFEEAFHQLMIELVELQIKSIKDVIGDEEIKRLYVDGGFSDNDLFIKLLSHNFRNMKLRTTDSSLGSALGAAISISDSKLNSKFLKKNYSLKKHVPFIIS, translated from the coding sequence ATGATAGATGTAACTGCTGTATTTGATATAGGAAAAACCAATAAAAAATTCTTCCTATTCGATAAAGACTACAAGGAAGTTTATAAAGAATATACGAGTTTCGAGGAAATTGAAGATGAAGATGGTCATCCTACCGAAAATTTAGAAGCGCTTCAAAACTGGTTAAAAAGTGTTTTTCAAAACATTTTAGACGCTCAGGAGTTTAATGTAAAAGCCATAAACTTTTCAACTTACGGCGCAAGTTTTGTACATATAGATGAAAATGGCGAAGTATTAACGCCGCTTTACAACTATACAAAGCCTTTAGATCAGGAAGTTGTTGATTCATTTTTAGATAAATACGGCCCTAAAGAGGAGTTTTTAAAAACTACCGGGTGTTTCGATTTAAGTTTATTAAATTCAGGTTTACAATTGTACTGGTTAAAGTACAGTAAACCTGAAATATTCAAAAAAATTAAATACTCGTTACATCTACCACAATACTTAAGTTATGTGTTTACCGGAATTCCATTAAGCGAATACACCAGTATTGGCTGCCATACCGCACTATGGGATTACGCAAAAAAAGATTACCACGAGTGGGTATACAAAGAAGAATTACACCATATTCTTCCAACCATTGTTTCTACCGAAACAAGCATAAATATGAACTATAATGGACGACGCATTAAAATTGGTGTTGGTATTCACGATAGTTCTTCTGCTCTATTACCTTACGTACGAAGCATTAAAAAGAAATTTGTCTTGGTATCAACAGGTACATGGAGCATTACCTTAAATCCGTTTGCAGATCATCCAATTATTGAAGACACAAAAGATAAGGATTCAATAAATTACATGCGTATTAACGGAAAACCAGTTAAAGCAACGCGTTTATTTTTAGGTAACGAATATAAAATTCAGGTTAGTAAGCTTCATAAACATTATAACGTTCCTGAAGATACTCATCGTCATATCAAATTCAATTACGAGATTTATACAGAAATCGTAAACGATTTTGAACACATGTTTAAGTGGGAAAGTCTGTCTTCAAAAGATATGCCTGCCGAGACAAAACTGCCATACAAAGATTTTGAGGAAGCCTTCCATCAGTTAATGATTGAGCTGGTTGAACTTCAAATTAAGAGTATAAAAGATGTTATAGGCGACGAGGAAATCAAACGTTTATATGTTGACGGAGGTTTTAGCGACAACGATTTATTCATAAAACTGTTATCGCATAATTTCAGAAATATGAAACTAAGGACCACCGATTCTTCACTGGGATCGGCTTTAGGTGCTGCGATTTCTATTTCCGATAGCAAACTGAATTCTAAATTTCTGAAAAAGAACTACTCGTTAAAAAAACACGTACCGTTTATCATCAGTTAA